One genomic window of Chanos chanos chromosome 13, fChaCha1.1, whole genome shotgun sequence includes the following:
- the mrtfbb gene encoding myocardin-related transcription factor B, with protein MESQGCLGVEGDLSLLGMLVPSPRSEAVTHEMEELSLQSSHSLPPIKERRNVLQLRLQQRRTREQLVDQGIIPPLKSPAAFHEQIRSLERARTENFLKHKIRSRPERAELVRMHILQETQAEPSLQATQMKLKRARLADDLNEKIAQRPGPMELVEKNILPMDSSVKEAIIVGGINYPKTLDVYNFEEDSSDALSPEQPASQESQGSGASPKESRLPEALPTSSPTSSNLQMCVPTSQNASDLLIAPAKDQTNSSPIITPQPVTTVAPTKPSPTLIKQSQAKQAGDKNRSKKCKEPKPRVKKLKYHQYIPPDQKQDHNEAPMDSAYARLLQQQQQFLHLQILSQQQQQFNYQAILPAPLKTVMEGQNKNSPGLPAPIVASLPGTALARQNHTLANRKPGPLPANLDEMKVPELKMELKLRGLPVSGTKTDLIERLKPYQESPCVSSAQPAVAMETSTPSGAVQPEAMNSTPPVSPGQSEVSNISTEEAGGGDSVGKNLGTPSPGRSTTTGMSSHKLLPEDIAMDTKVSEKDQRLHEKERQIEELIRKLEHEQRLVEELKMQLEVEKRSQQANCQQPEPCPPVPIKEENSIAPSCSSTQNSVAQIAGIKQEELPAQVHPAPMPQFYISAQQVPQVLQQPQAVLAAQPGTQVLMPVSLPTAIQLSNNSIKPQSQVLQTAASSPAQGLIQTSPLQPQNMETSAPPQLTNPTNQSTPQAGPLCSTSNSGFQYRLNQTQPLTELPRSFLNSSPEAGISSRNSPRQTTPNGPTHKPPSPCQPSYILHPSTFPSHSPKGKDPPRYEEAVKQTRGLQASVQVPTATSQHMDDLFDVLIESGEISPLVKHDPLSLDKMLPVTASVTTLPINTVLSRPPPQVQVAQPPSQTQDHSHSLVALATDNQLEALLEGTLSGDTETRTLRLMEELHSQLLEQPHSPMDTTELAFSDAPPSALHLQDTNLDNMEWLDLTMPGTAGIPPPGGVFSSDFLDSNDLPLHWD; from the exons ATGGAGTCCCAGGGGTGTCTGGGTGTGGAGGGGGACCTCAGCCTGCTCGGGATGCTGGTGCCAAGTCCAAGAAGTGAGGCAGTGACCCATGAAATGGAGGAGTTGTCCCTACAGTCCAGCCATAGCCTTCCGCCCATCAAAGAACGCAGGAACG TCCTCCAGCTCAGACTGCAGCAGAGACGCACACGGGAGCAGCTCGTGGACCAGGGCATTATACCAC CGCTGAAGAGTCCTGCAGCTTTTCACGAACAGATCAGAAGCCTGGAGAGAGCCAGG acagagaatttCCTAAAGCACAAAATTCGTAGCAGACCCGAGCGAGCCGAACTGGTTCGCATGCACATCCTGCAAG AGACCCAGGCAGAGCCTTCTCTGCAGGCCACTCAGATGAAACTGAAACGAGCCCGTCTGGCTGACGATCTCAACGAGAAGATAGCCCAGCGTCCTGGCCCAATGGAACTGGTGGAGAAGAACATCCTGCCCATGGACTCCAGCGTTAAAGAAGCTATCATTG TAGGTGGGATAAACTACCCCAAGACACTGGATGTGTATAACTTTGAGGAAGACAGCAGCGACGCTCTGTCTCCTGAGCAACCGGCTAGTCAGGAGTCTCAGGGATCAGGGGCCTCGCCTAAAGAGTCCAGGCTCCCGGAGGCACTACCCACCTCCTCACCCACCAGCTCCAACCTGCAG ATGTGTGTGCCTACATCCCAGAATGCATCAGACTTGCTCATAGCGCCAGCCAAGGACCAAACGAACAGTTCCCCCATCATCACTCCTCAACCAGTAACCACTGTAGCCCCCACAAAGCCCAGCCCCACCCTCATCAAG caaaGCCAGGCCAAACAGGCCGGCGACAAGAACCGAAGCAAAAAGTGCAAGGAGCCCAAACCTAGGGTGAAAAAGCTCAAGTATCACCAGTACATCCCGCCGGACCAAAAACAGGACCACAACGAGGCTCCCATGGATTCTGCTTACGCCCGCCTGCTCCAGCAGCAACAACAGTTTCTCCACCTGCAGATCCTcagccagcagcagcagcagtttaACTATCAGGCCATTCTACCAGCACCACTGAA AACAGTTATGGAGGGtcagaacaaaaacagcccTGGCTTGCCAGCTCCCATTGTGGCGTCCCTGCCCGGCACTGCTCTGGCCCGTCAGAACCACACCCTGGCCAATCGCAAACCTGGCCCACTGCCTGCCAACCTGGATGAAATGAAG GTGCCAGAGCTTAAGATGGAGCTAAAGCTGCGTGGCCTACCTGTGTCTGGCACGAAGACGGACCTCATAGAGAGACTTAAACCCTACCAAGAGAGCCCCTGCGTCAGCAGTGCACAACCCgccgttgccatggaaacaagcACCCCCTCAGGGGCCGTGCAGCCCGAGGCCATGAACTCCACGCCTCCAGTGTCCCCTGGCCAGTCTGAGGTCTCAAACATTAGCACGGAAGAAGCTGGTGGGGGAGATAGTGTCGGCAAGAACCTGGGCACACCGTCTCCAGGGCGGTCAACGACAACAGGGATGTCATCTCACAAGCTGCTGCCTGAGGACATCGCCATGGACACCAAGGTATCTGAAAAAGACCAGCGCTTGCACGAGAAGGAGCGTCAGATCGAGGAGCTGATACGTAAGTTAGAGCATGAGCAGAGGCTGGTGGAGGAGCTGAAGATGCAGTTAGAGGTGGAGAAGAGGAGCCAACAAGCCAACTGCCAGCAGCCGGAGCCTTGCCCACCTGTTCCCATCAAAGAGGAGAACAGCATTGCTCCAAGCTGCTCCTCCACACAAAATTCTGTGGCACAAATAGCAGGGATTAAACAGGAGGAGCTCCCAGCTCAAGTGCACCCAGCCCCCATGCCTCAGTTCTACATCAGCGCTCAGCAAGTTCCTCAAGTGCTTCAGCAACCTCAGGCTGTGCTGGCAGCTCAGCCTGGCACTCAGGTCTTAATGCCAGTGTCTCTGCCCACCGCCATCCAGCTCTCCAACAACAGCATCAAGCCTCAG tcCCAAGTTCTCCAAACAGCTGCCTCCAGTCCAGCCCAAGGCCTCATCCAGACCTCGCCTCTGCAACCCCAGAATATGGAGACTTCAGCACCTCCACAGCTTACAAACCCGACGAATCAGTCCACACCTCAG GCTGGGCCATTGTGTAGCACATCCAACTCTGGGTTCCAGTACAGGTTGAACCAGACCCAGCCATTGACAGAGCTGCCCCGGAGTTTCCTCAACAGCTCCCCAGAGGCAGGCATCTCCAGCAGAAACTCCCCTAGACAAACCACCCCAAATGGACCTACTCATAAA CCTCCATCACCCTGCCAGCCCTCCTACATCCTTCATCCCTCCACCTTTCCCAGTCACAGCCCAAAGGGGAAAGACCCACCCCGTTACGAGGAAGCAGTCAAACAGACTCGTGGCCTCCAGGCATCTGTACAG GTTCCCACAGCGACCAGCCAGCACATGGATGATTTATTTGATGTTCTGATCGAGAGCGGAG AAATATCCCCGCTGGTCAAGCATGACCCTCTTTCCCTGGATAAGATGCTACCAGTGACGGCCAGTGTCACCACTCTGCCAATCAACACAGTGCTGTCCCGTCCTCCACCTCAGGTTCAAGTGGCTCAGCCGCCCTCCCAGACCCAAGATCATTCTCACAGCCTGGTGGCTCTGGCCACAGACAACCAGCTGGAGGCCCTCTTGGAGGGCACGCTGTCTGGCGACACAGAGACTCGGACGCTGCGTCTTATGGAAGAGCTCCATAGCCAGCTGCTGGAGCAGCCCCATTCACCCATGGACACCACCGAGCTAGCCTTCTCGGACGCACCTCCATCAGCCCTCCACCTGCAAGACACCAACCTTGACAACATGGAATGGCTTGACCTCACCATGCCTGGGACCGCAGGCATCCCCCCTCCTGGGGGCGTCTTCTCCTCCGACTTTCTGGACTCAAATGACCTGCCATTACACTGGGACTGA